In Entelurus aequoreus isolate RoL-2023_Sb linkage group LG02, RoL_Eaeq_v1.1, whole genome shotgun sequence, one genomic interval encodes:
- the LOC133635974 gene encoding retinal cone rhodopsin-sensitive cGMP 3',5'-cyclic phosphodiesterase subunit gamma-like — translation MISGITTALYHQEAGLLRASTKMNAATVASVEGPKASPKDFKKETRQFKSKAPKAGQKGFEDIPGMEGSGDAAVICPWEAFGDMDLRDLAQFGIV, via the exons atgatctctgggatcactaccgccctctaccaccaggaggccggattactgcgagcctcaacca AAATGAACGCAGCAACAGTGGCATCAGTGGAGGGTCCCAAAGCCAGCCCCAAAGACTTTAAGAAAGAGACCAGGCAGTTTAAAAGCAAGGCTCCCAAAGCTGGACAGAAGGG ATTTGAGGATATCCCTGGGATGGAGGGAAGTGGAG ATGCAGCAGTGATCTGCCCCTGGGAGGCTTTTGGCGACATGGATCTACGTGACCTGGCCCAGTTTGGCATTGTCTAG
- the LOC133635981 gene encoding up-regulator of cell proliferation-like — MSTEEQKPTVLLDVLSKLGLKKYYPNNLSLQSILEVNKSSIHKKAVLSVDEMPFHFLRKLFQINAGCRNCTPLLSSHEDDDYSFDTDLYTANDPSENTVHPLDLIVGLFLCADSFLQQEIALKMSLCQFSAPLLLPQTNSNQCTLMIWALREIVKEWCPHDMCQSRGFVEDNIVQAKIPFFSFVRLKNCSLSKSQFLNQVLSRGQQNHNMFIHRDMEGGALTRKLSNGLVEVCWFLPCGRENLDIFPEPVAFANLRGHICESQTQFAFLYEVSNAIFVFLDEFEEEEHHILKALQDAKSKLYFVVLHKERVTDDVKKTLEELDVPKSNVKVKHSRANTAEFTKVICGAIKNSLCSIKSTMSIEDMVEKAVVLGLTVDENKTLEHKETVEKILRGVGVRSIPHFKKQQLPLQGEKWKRLSQLEKQECRISNVGTGAVEHYKAQIQEEKIHIWKEQNKQNVSQGMHDFIKTLSTSNTERRNVFLKWMKFKFNSHSRDKLTRLRNTFKEQCKTNDAKLIAEIDQALLDTSLGVEHYMREMGLYYEVSFHSDIAMAKISHLPKVAAEMLLGGYSLELLDGVASNIPENWVTDMLMELHKMVGEKSRLLVLTVLGVQSTGKSTLLNTMFGVQFPVSSGRCTRGAYMLFLKVEENTEKELGCDFILLIDTEGLKSPDLAQLEDSYEHDNQLATFVIGLSDVTIVNIAMENANEMKDVLQIAVHAFLRMKQIGKKTICHFVHQNVAGVSAHTRTLTERKHLLDQLNQMTQIAAHMERTPGIQAFTDVLDYDVENNNWNIPGLWHGTPPMAPVNTGYSEAVSEFKKYLLETVRGKKQSKASNIPEFLQWMRSLWKSVKYENFIFSFRNTLVAHAYENLCKEFNQWEWEMRKEILSRQTAAELEVVNANNKNGLETWNALVMLKKTELAEEIESQKRKMKEKLADYYRKKDSHVNLIEKYKTDFLNSITSLSNEIQHSVNSNLEGALERKIALKKALDIIQEYCGRIEDRVMKLLSDCKDTQLSDDQLREEFDKMWAAATAYVPALKKQEIPAAVLNQLRKNCSYRNVSEDLQHIKDLTSYGKASFMTYMNHVDSIAEKFKHTLTGKLQIFANEVIATSTTFVVEQTKSNSDYHDSLSRDLLKMIDDLLFKHSKPDKFNIQFEIDIKLHICGFAAREFLLMHQRFLSNNDPRTQLEKYKPQYLSDFLDLYKQEDHCQRKANDFVQFCIKPAIEDYLNRVLGIDIVDLILTSSHSVEYSSRSSFQYNLQKELLRKNDFDAFVKYIRHYKMYVKDWIFEQILKKMQDNTLCDLKQKNLDVVVTKILNAIKESLKKLSDDNDNVPKLVSIMRTYLSKDVVILEDTEKRTLFQIKSTCQSFTQCFIASLSKLKETLHEEFSYIEDIPETLNKLAIKPQDELFKKVFGCGHQCPFCKIPCEAGGKEHKMHHAAVHRPQGLGQYRNNINEVLVEVLCTSDVYGAAEFQHPDKAEVWVPYRDYSTTYPDWHIPPDPTMESSDYWKFVLVHYNERFAKEYQAKPAKVPEAWKKITKAKALKGLNDSFNIR, encoded by the exons ATGAGCACTGAAGAACAAAAGCCAACAG TTCTGTTGGACGTCCTCTCCAAACTTGGGCTGAAGAAATATTATCCAAACAACCTCAGTCTTCAGTCTATATTGGAAGTCAACAAAAGCAGCATACATAAAAAAGCTGTTTTATCAGTGGATGAAATGCCATTTCATTTCCTAAGAAAACTGTTTCAAATCAATGCTGGGTGCAGGAATTGCACACCATTACTGAGCAGTCATGAGGATGATGATTATAGCTTTGACACAGACCTTTACACTGCAAATGACCCCTCTGAAAACACAGTCCATCCTCTTGACCTAATTGTAGGTCTATTTCTATGTGCAGACAGCTTCTTGCAGCAGGAAATTGCCCTCAAGATGTCGTTATGCCAGTTTTCTGCCCCGTTGTTGTTGCCCCAAACCAACTCCAATCAGTGTACCCTGATGATATGGGCTCTTAGAGAAATTGTCAAAGAGTGGTGTCCACATGATATGTGTCAATCAAGAGGATTTGTGGAGGACAATATTGTTCAGGCTAAAATACCATTCTTTTCCTTTGTAAGGTTAAAAAACTGCAGTTTATCTAAATCTCAGTTTTTAAATCAAGTTCTCAGCCGTGGCCAGCAGAATCACAATATGTTCATACACAGAGACATGGAAGGAGGAGCATTGACTCGAAAACTGTCAAATGGTTTGGTGGAAGTTTGCTGGTTCCTTCCTTGTGGGAGAGAAAATCTTGACATATTTCCAGAGCCAGTTGCATTTGCTAATTTGAGAGGACACATCTGTGAGTCACAAACACAGTTTGCTTTTCTTTATGAAGTGTCCAATGCAATCTTTGTATTCCTGGACGAGTTTGAAGAAGAGGAGCATCACATTCTGAAGGCTCTTCAAGATGCAAAATCTAAACTCTATTTTGTTGTTCTCCACAAAGAGAGAGTCACTGATGATGTCAAGAAAACACTAGAAGAATTGGATGTACCAAAAAGCAATGTTAAAGTCAAACATTCAAGAGCAAATACAGCAGAGTTTACCAAAGTAATTTGTGGGGCCATCAAGAACTCACTGTGTTCCATAAAAAGCACAATGAGTATTGAAGACATGGTGGAAAAAGCAGTTGTATTAGGTCTGACTGTGGATGAAAACAAAACTCTTGAACATAAAGAAACTGTAGAGAAAATCTTAAGGGGTGTTGGTGTGCGAAGTATACCACacttcaaaaaacaacaactacctTTGCAAGGAGAAAAGTGGAAGAGATTATCACAACTGGAGAAGCAGGAATGCAGAATAAGTAATGTTGGCACTGGTGCTGTTGAGCATTATAAAGCTCAGATACAAGAAGAGAAAATACACATTTGGAAAGAGCAAAACAAGCAAAACGTATCTCAAGGAATGCACGATTTCATCAAAACCTTATCAACAAGCAACACAGAGAGAAGAAATGTTTTCTTGAAGTGGATGAAATTCAAGTTTAACAGCCATTCTCGGGATAAACTAACCAGACTGCGTAACACTTTCAAAGAGCAATGCAAAACCAATGATGCCAAACTTATTGCAGAGATTGATCAAGCTTTGTTGGACACCTCATTAGGGGTAGAGCATTACATGAGAGAAATGGGACTTTACTATGAGGTTTCTTTTCACTCAGACATTGCCATGGCTAAAATATCACATTTGCCTAAAGTAGCTGCTGAAATGCTGTTGGGTGGTTATTCATTAGAACTGTTGGATGGTGTTGCTTCCAACATCCCAGAGAATTGGGTGACAGATATGCTAATGGAGCTTCACAAGATGGTCGGGGAAAAGAGCAGGTTGCTCGTACTAACTGTTTTGGGTGTTCAAAGTACTGGAAAATCAACCCTTCTCAACACCATGTTTGGTGTTCAGTTTCCTGTCAGCAGTGGTAGATGTACAAGAGGGGCCTATATGCTGTTTCTCAAAGTTGAAGAAAATACAGAAAAAGAATTGGGTTGTGACTTCATTCTCCTTATTGATACAGAAGGTCTTAAATCTCCTGATCTCGCGCAACTAGAAGATAGCTATGAACATGACAACCAGCTGGCAACCTTTGTTATTGGCTTAAGTGATGTTACTATTGTAAACATTGCAATGGAGAACGCAAACGAAATGAAAGATGTCCTGCAAATTGCTGTTCATGCCTTCCTGAGAATGAAACAAATTGGGAAAAAGACAATTTGTCATTTTGTGCACCAAAATGTTGCTGGAGTTTCAGCTCATACCAGAACTCTGACAGAGAGAAAACACCTCTTGGACCAACTAAATCAAATGACACAAATCGCAGCTCATATGGAGAGAACACCTGGGATTCAAGCGTTCACTGATGTGCTGGACTATGACGTAGAAAACAACAACTGGAACATCCCAGGACTTTGGCATGGAACCCCTCCAATGGCACCAGTAAACACTGGTTACAGCGAAGCTGTTTCAGAGTTCAAGAAATATCTTCTGGAGACAGTGCGCGGAAAAAAACAATCTAAAGCTTCAAATATTCCAGAGTTTCTACAATGGATGAGGAGTCTGTGGAAATCAGTGAAGTATGAGAACTTCATCTTTAGTTTCAGAAACACACTTGTGGCTCACGCTTATGAAAACCTGTGCAAAGAGTTCAACCAGTGGGAATGGGAGATGCGTAAGGAAATATTGTCCAGACAGACAGCAGCAGAGTTAGAAGTTGTAAATGCCAACAACAAGAATGGCTTGGAAACATGGAACGCGTtggtcatgttaaaaaaaacagaacTAGCTGAGGAAATAGAATCACAAAAACGAAAAATGAAAGAGAAACTGGCTGATTATTACAGAAAGAAAGACTCACATGTAAATTTGATAGAGAAATACAAAACAGACTTCTTAAATTCCATCACAAGTCTGTCAAATGAGATTCAACATTCCGTGAATTCGAATTTGGAAGGAGCCCTTGAGCGAAAAATAGCTTTGAAAAAGGCTCTGGACATAATACAGGAGTACTGTGGCAGGATTGAAGACAGAGTCATGAAGCTTCTGAGCGACTGCAAAGACACCCAACTGTCTGATGACCAACTGAGAGAAGAGTTTGACAAAATGTGGGCTGCTGCTACTGCATATGTACCTGCATTGAAAAAACAAGAAATACCTGCAGCCGTTCTCAACCAGCTGAGGAAGAATTGCTCATATCGGAACGTGAGTGAAGATTTACAGCATATTAAAGACCTAACAAGCTATGGAAAGGCCTCATTTATGACCTATATGAACCATGTTGACTCCATAGCCGAGAAGTTCAAACATACTTTGACAGGAAAGTTACAGATCTTTGCAAATGAAGTCATTGCGACATCAACAACGTTTGTTGTTGAACAAACTAAATCAAATAGTGATTACCATGATTCTTTGTCACGTGATCTGTTGAAAATGATTGATGACCTGCTATTTAAGCATTCCAAGCCTGACAAATTCAACATACAATTTGAAATTGACATCAAACTTCATATTTGTGGATTTGCCGCACGAGAATTCCTGCTAATGCACCAAAGATTCTTGTCGAACAATGACCCCCGAACACAGCTGGAGAAGTACAAGCCTCAATATTTGTCAGACTTTCTGGATTTGTACAAACAGGAAGATCATTGCCAACGCAAAGCAAATGATTTTGTCCAGTTTTGTATCAAGCCTGCCATCGAGGATTACCTGAACAGAGTTTTGGGAATTGACATTGTCGATTTAATTTTGACAAGCAGCCATTCAGTGGAGTACAGTTCACGCTCCTCCTTCCAGTACAACCTTCAGAAAGAGTTACTGCGGAAAAATGACTTTGATGCTTTTGTCAAGTACATTCGTCACTACAAAATGTATGTTAAGGATTGGATATTTGAGCAGATCTTAAAAAAAATGCAGGACAATACTTTGTGCGATTTGAAGCAGAAAAACCTGGATGTTGTGGTAACCAAAATATTAAACGCAATTAAGGAGAGTTTAAAAAAGCTATCAGATGACAATGACAATGTTCCAAAGCTTGTAAGCATAATGCGCACATATCTGAGCAAAGATGTTGTAATATTAGAGGATACTGAAAAACGCACTCTGTTTCAGATCAAAAGCACATGCCAGTCATTCACCCAATGTTTTATTGCATCCTTgagcaagttaaaggaaacactcCATGAAGAATTCTCCTACATTGAAGACATACCTGAAACCCTAAATAAACTTGCGATAAAACCACAGGATGAACTCTTCAAGAAAGTATTTGGATGCGGACACCAGTGTCCATTTTGTAAAATTCCTTGTGAGGCTGGAGGCAAAGAACACAAGATGCATCATGCTGCTGTGCATAGACCACAAGGTCTTGGACAATACAGAAACAATATCAATGAAGTACTGGTTGAAGTTCTATGCACAAGTGATGTTTATGGTGCTGCTGAATTTCAACATCCGGACAAGGCTGAGGTGTGGGTTCCATATCGGGATTACAGTACCACCTATCCTGACTGGCACATTCCTCCAGACCCCACAATGGAATCATCTGATTACTGGAAGTTTGTACTGGTACACTACAATGAGAGATTTGCTAAAGAGTACCAGGCCAAGCCAGCTAAAGTCCCTGAGGCCTGGAAGAAAATCACAAAGGCAAAAGCCCTGAAGGGTCTGAATGATTCTTTTAACATAAGATAA